In Harpia harpyja isolate bHarHar1 chromosome 21, bHarHar1 primary haplotype, whole genome shotgun sequence, the DNA window gtttagtgtctttatttcttttaattaaaatatttatttcctattATACCTGATAATTGCTAAAATGTTGAGGGTTTTAAAACACTCTCAATCTTCATGCCTTGAACAAAGCATTGTCTTGGGTCCTAGCTTGAAAGAGAAATCTCTGTCTCCAAGACAGATACTAATGAACAATAGATACTGACGTGCTACAATACTGCTAAATATGAAAGATACTTATGTTGATGACACTGGTAAGACCAGATTTTTCACTCTTGATGGTCATTCACTGCAGCCATAAGTTGAGAACTAACTATAGTTTTCCTACGCAGCCTTCTTtgtccctcttttccctccttcagATATCCTCCTACATTTGTCAgtctttcctcttcagttccAATGCAGACAGGAGAAAGCTTTGTACTAGTAGAAATTGCTGTCAAGTGAAGGACTAAGTATGTCTTAAATTCCCCTTCTCCCAAGGACTTCTGGCATCTAATCAATGAATTCAGTAGCACCTGCATTCTCTCGTGTGTGTACAAACACTTCTTTCCAATCCTGCTGATTGCCAGAACTTCTCATTTTTCACCCAAGTCTGGCTCCTCATCCCTTCATACTAGCACCAAGCATTACCTAAGTTCTCTGTCCACAGCCCCTCAGGACTTTCCTCCCACCTTTTTACCCAGAAGTACCTCTGCGTCATTGGGGACTACTGGAATCACAGGGGTAACACAATTTGGGATTCACCAGACTGAAAGTTCAATTTCATTTTCGTGGAAAAATGTGCTGGAATTCAAATGCTTCAGTGACATGCAGCAGTCATAACAATGCTCTAAGCAATATAACATAGTTGAACTACTGGAGTTAAAGTCatacattgtaatttttttccatgtgacaATATGTTTCACGAAAATCcccagaaaataataaaatcatgtTTCCCAATGAACACAGTGGGAGTATTACAGCAATTTCAAGACAGTTGATCAGTATTTAATTGCTAGTTCTTTGACTTAGAAATTTTTTCAGGACCAACTGAATATAAGTGGCAGTTTTTCCCTTAACTGAAGCTGCATAAAGGGTTCAGAGTTCTCCAATCCATCTTAGACACTGTGCTCCTTATTCTAGGTCTCAAACAGTAGCAGCTGATAAAGAAATATTCCCTTAAAGTGGAAAGGAACTAAAGGAGAATTTTCAGATATTCTCcacaaatggaaaaggaaatcaTTATCCCTCTGAGTAATTCCTCCTGTTTCTATCTTCTGGAAGGACCGTAAATCCATATTGTCTAAAGCAAATTATCAAATGCAGGAGCACAGTTGCAGTCTGACACACTTTCAAAAAGTTATAATCAGATCCACTCACAAAGCAAACATTACTTCACCTAAAACATACCAGAATTGGATGCATTCATATGTAAATTTTGTCTTATAtagcaatcaaaatattttaaattttggatAAGCAGAGAACACATTCAAAACAACTCCAGTATCTTCTCCCCTCCAAACACCCATTTGTAATCTCCCTATTGACAGTTACCAACATTGCTAATCTAAATCATCAGTCCTCCCCACAAATATACCTTAAGTGATAAACAGAGTAATCCTATGTGTTTTAAAACACATATACAACAATTCAAACATTCAAATGACTGCAGGTTACCTTTCCCAAaagactttcttccttttctgacattgtagaaatactcttttcctttatttcatcAGAAATCTTAATATGTTTATGCTGGGTATTTTCTTTGCTTACTGAGCTTACCCTCTTCCTTTGAGTGctccctgaggaaaaaaaaaaaccaccatcaaCCTTTCAAACTTCTTTCTACATTACAATATAAATAATTGCAGCTGAGGGCAGTAGAGGGAGGAGTTGTATCATTCAAGTCACTGATGTTCCTGCTTATGCTGCAGCCGTTTGATCTTGAAATAGAGTGGGGACATAGTATTTtgtgcaaaaagaaacagaaaccaaaaccTCAGGCAAAAGcatggagagagggaagggggggacagAAACAAGATCAGTTTGCTGCTATTAATTTTCTTGCTACTAAACTTTATTAGAGGTACTTACTGAGAGCTATTTtaccctcttcctttttttttccagtgacaacATGATCTCTACCTTTAGACAAGCAAATAAAAGAAGACAACGCCGCTTCTGCTGAAATAACACTGAGATATGCCTGAAGGCTTTTCCTACCCTATTCTGGGCCGGTGCCTCTCATCTCTCTTTTACCTAAGAGCTTTTTGACATATCATAGAAAGCCCCTTCCTGGGATTAGGGATTTTTTAAGTGTTATCAGCTGAGAAGCCAGTCTCAGAGGCATGTCAGAACCATCATCATTTTAGAAACACTCTTTCTTACTACCAGCAAATGAAATGGCTCTCCTCCTActcctctttttattaaaatgaaaaatgacataGAAGAAATTATTCTCTAGGGGATCTAATGAGGTAATACTTTGTAGTCAAGGAATAATCTTGCACCTGCAACTTAAAGTTTGTACTTACTTTGCCAAAAAGAACAGTATTCCTGGCTCATCACTTCACCATGATGCTATATAAATTTATCAAGTATTTTATGACTGTACAACAGGTGTTTTGCACCACAACCGAGGAGAACAGGGTATTTCTGTTTTACTCCACTGATCATCACTCAAGCAGTAGCACCAGCAGTAGATGCAGTTATTGAAGTAACCGATAGGGCTGGAACTAACTTCCCACCCCTGAACAATGTAAAAGCCAATGAGCTGAATATGAATAGGCTAGTAAGGACACCGGCCTCCAAGAAAGTTTGAATTTCTACTCATTTAGAAATGTAACTGAGCTACCATTACAATGCAAAAGGTGAAAAACTCACTTATCTTTTTCTAAATAGAATATTAAGATAAAGAGTACTATTAAGCCGTCAAACACAATCAAAACAAGGTAATTAGGGCTGCATATAACAAATACCTTTCAAATGATTGAGAAAACAATTGACTTAGTTACCTatactttaattttctttgaacagTAACTTTCAAAGCACTCAGAACAGGGTAAATATGAAATTCAGTGTCTACTCCATCCTAGCAAGTTTCCCCTTAAAGCAAGCATACAGTTTTTCGTATCCATGAAATACAAACTACTCAACACAGTACAAAGTGCTAAAAGATACTTCATAAGCATTTCAAagattcaagagaaaaaaactaTTCTGAATTTATAAAACAGTTAACTAAAATGTATGACAAAatggcatttatttatttcaactCAAAATCCATGTGAGTTTGCAGGAAGCATGTTTATTGCAGTTCTTATTGAACTGCACTTTTAAAGTTATGAAGTGTGATTTTCTTAAGACAACGAGAAGTTAAACAAAGCAATGATTAAGAATATCTTCATTCTCTAGGCCGTCAGTGGTTTGAAACCGCTTTCCTCTTCCCCACTCCAAAAAGACCAACAAAACCTTGCCTGTTCCACCTCTAACAGCTAGGCTTGTACGATTGTCTTTTACAGTAATACTTCGTTCTTCATTGTCACTTATTTCAGGCAGTTTGCAGAAAGAAAACTCTCTTGTCTATATGAGACAGGAGAGAGCCTCTCTACTTGTAAACCTGAACAAGAAAAAGGAACACTTTCTCCTAATTGTAAACATCCAGGAACTGGACAATTAAGGATGTTTCCACACATTCTACAAGTACACCATTATTTCAGCTAATTAATGTCTCCATACTGGAGCAACAATTCCCCCACTATGCTACTTGGTGCACAGCTAAGCATAAATCATGgttactttttaaacatttaccCTAGTTAGGAAATAGAGATTTGCATAAGCCAGAACATCTGAAGGAGTCAGTTTTAACAAAAATTTTTTCCAGGGGGAGAGAAATGAATGGAGGAGCATTTTGGTCTTTACCACCTGCCTTGtgtccccctcaccccccaataTCTGGCTTTTATCCTAATGGTGAATGAAATAACTCTCCACTGATCATTTCCTAATAATATGCATTTTAATGCCATGGTTCACAACAATGTTTTCAGAGGCTCTTAAGAAGAGTCAAGATTAGTTGTATGTGGACAAAAATAATGAACTAGTAATCATTCCAAATTTAAAGTTACtattaaagcttttttaaaattaactattaaGCTTTTAAGCTTAATAATTAAGAGACCAAAGTCATCGCTGGCATCTTTGAAAAGAGGTGGTTTGTTTAGATCTATTCCCTTACGCATAAATGCGGTATTACTGAAACATGAATTAGAAACAAAGCTTACAGCCGAttacaatacaaaataaaagcaaagttgAGAAAACTGCTTTGGTTTTGCCTCAAACCTCCAAACGAATCTGTAACCATTTTATTCACTCTGTTGTTTCAGatttgctttgatttattttatgcAAAGTTGTTAACAACTGACAATGTGAAATATCTGTTAAGCCCTGTTAGGGTTAACGTTCTATCACAGATGTGAATAAAGGTATCAATTCAATATAGTTCTTTTAACTGCAAGTTAACTGCAACTCCTTCTGCCTAGGAAACCCTAAACCTGACTTGGTAAGTTAGCTGCTGATGCTTGAACACAATTTATCCTGCCCTATGCATTCAGAATAGGTCAAGATATTTCACGATGTTAGGTAAAATTATTATTAACAAAATGCTACAAATATTTCCATAGCATAGGTTGGTTAAAGGGCAGAGACTTTCAAATAATAAACTACAATAATTTCTTCAGCAGAGAAAGCGTTCActtaaaaggcatatttttggAAGAGTGGACTTTCTAATCTTGTAtttctctaggggaaaaaaaaaagtgaaaaataatcatTCTGGAACTAGtttataactgtatttttcttgaCTTAGTAGACTCACACAATGTATCCAGCAGCATTTCatcatttttcaaaatatgtttacAGTCATTTCCACCCAACACCTTaccccccctctccccacccccccaccccccaccccatcttTCTGTCTCTTGTAGTCTTTATGGTAGCAACTAAGCCAGcaaaatcttctttttccttttttcaggtaTCTatctaatgtatttttttttttaacactggaACAAATTTTTCATTCCAGATTTTGTTCCACGTTTTATGCTCACCTTTTGTAGGATGGTAATGGCATTGTTAGTTTTCTTACCCTTACTATCCCTGTCAATTGCAGCCTCCACAGAAGCACTCTCTCTCATGTGATCAGTGGGCAGTCACCTCAGACTCAAGCAAAAATGCCCTTTACATCATTACATCTTTTATgaagtatatattttaaacatcCAGCATTTAAAAGTtggtttgtatttgcatttttgttgCAAATTATCTCAGGCATAGGATTCTGACATTCTTCTTGAGTAATATTTTGAGCAGCACTTACACCAAAACAACATTCTGCGTTAGCCACTGTTCCAACTGTTGGTCAGGACACTGGTGGTGTCTTTCAGTTAGCACTGAAGGCACATTTGattcagaaaacacttttcttttgaCATAATCCTTACTTTTGCAGATTATACCTAAGGTACTTGGCTGAAGAGAATGATCTTTAGTTTGCAAGCCATATAAAATCTCCTCCTCCGTTGAAGTATTCTTTACTTCATTCCACTTTTCTACTTGCTTTTGATTACTTAGAGCCGTGGATTTTTTTGCTCTCAAACATTTACGCGAATACTCCATCTTTCGTGCCCTACAACAAATAACTGgattttaaaaccaaatacaCGGAGTAACTCTTATCagaagtctttattttttatggGTTTGCAAATGCACAatattttataaagcatttatTATGGCAGTTTATTAAATCCCATTTTAAATATCTCTTCTTgtttcagagcaggaaaacacCGTCATCAAATTGTCATCCCTAAGAAAGTAAGAGTGTTTCCCACATTAGATTTAGAAATGACAATGGATAGAACactaaacaaaatgaaagagctAGCACTAACAGCACCCAATGCTGTTTTTTCAGACTTCTCAGTCATAGTCAGGTCAGCATAGAACACTCATTAGTTGTGCTGGAAAACCGTTGTTCATAGCAAAGATAAATACGTGATTGATAGAAACTTAAGGCTGTATTGGTTCCATTCCTTCCATTTAACTTCAGCCAGTTAAAAATACTCTTAACAGGGTTTATCTACCATCTCACTTTCAAAGGTAAATAGGCACCTGTTTCTCATCTTCTGAAGCCCCTACCTCTGCGGTCCAGCTAGATTCAATTCTATTTTCCACGTGATTCAACACAAGATGACTGAGAAGTTAGGAAGACAAAGATAAGCATTCAGAGCTGCTTGGTGTTCGCTAGGTCACTTACTCATTCCCCAGCCCACGGTATGATAAGTGATACCTGTATGATCCCTGGCAAGCATTTGTCAAAAATCTCAACACCGGCTGAAATTCCATAACCACACCAACAGTTTCAGTCTTCACAAGTTTACGCTTCACCAGTAACTGGCAATTTAAGGCTATTACTTCTCACCCTATCCTCCAGGACCATCAAGTTATTCCCTCCATCTGCACAGAAGCCCCCTTATATAACTGAGGATTAATGTTTCATCCAGTCTTCCATTTTCCAATGTATTCAGTATTTACTTGTAGATCATATTTTCCAGACACTTCTAaatattctccttttctcttctgcatgtGTGTCACTTGTAGCACATCCTCTTGAAATGCAGTGAACACACTGTGCAAGGTAACATCTTAGCAACTGAAAAAATTGAAGATTTTCCTCTATTACTTCTACAGTCATCAGATTTTCCATCGCATGCTATACCGACACTGTCTTTGCAAATTGCACAGAAGTAGAGATCCCAGCCTCCTCAGACAACAAAAATGGATTGTCTTTTGGCCTCAGGGCTAGCAGTTTCTGAAGCAGACCACACCTACACTGCAAAACAAGTTGATTGAGCTCTTTTCTAGACCCCCTGCAGTGCATTTTGGGGGAAGATCAGTCCACTTGGGGCCTTACAGAAATGGCAAGGTGGAGTCAATGTGTCAGAAGGTTTGCATGTCCCATGCTGAGGGGATACAAGGAGGatgttggactaggtgacctcctgAGGCCACTCCTgtctgaattattctatgattctattctgtATGCTTAAGTCCTATTCTATACAGTCTGTATCCATACTGTTTAGACCAGGCCTGTGAAGAAACCATTACGTGTTCAAAGTGAACAATGCAAAGTAAATCAGGGTTTGGGAATGGGAATGAAGACAGACAAGCCGAACTAATCATGTTAACACAATTTTTCTACAACTGCAACTAATATCACAGCATTTCAGCCAAGCACCCTCCCTAGCCTTGCTGTCCCTGCACTCCttcattcatttcctttctgctATGTAGCCAGCAAGATTTTACTAAAATCATCTGAACAGTGCTTGTTCAGTCTCTGATGCAAGTACCATAGCTTctgacaaagaaaagcaaaataagcgGACTGCATGCTTTTCCATTTGACAActttttccccaccctgctgtCACCATCTCACCAGTTTTCCAGTGGTCAGAGACTCTTGTCATCTCAACCTGCATCTGAAATTCACATTTAAAGATACCTATTTCAGTCAcgggtgttttattttttatgaaaatcaCACATAACACTTACATACTAGTACATTATTCACTTTCCATACAGAAATAGCTATGCGTCCTCATGCTGATGCGACCACATCCACTTTGGGAGTTTGTTACAAGTCAGTTACAACAGAACTTCTGGGTATTCACAAAAGCTTACTGGTATAAATTAGATCCCGTGCCATAACCTTTTTTGACAGCATGGGTCGTAGCTCACCATAAAGCAGCAAACCATGCTTCTGCTCCCTGCCAGTGCTCcccatctcactgccctcagAGCCCCCTGCCCCAGTGTCTCGGCAGGACCCTACAGCTGCCAAAATCCCTCCTTGGCCCAGGCGAGGCGGCCAGCCCCGGAGatgcttctcctcttcccctttgCCCGGGCGGCAAacgggaggcagggctggggcaggagaacCGGcccagccccggcggggcggcgggcgggggaggaagggccgagcccggagcCGGCTGCAAGCCTCGCCCCATGGCGCTGGGGACAGCGCCAGCCTCCGGGTGTGTGACACGAAACCGCGGGCTCACTCTCCGCTCCCCCCGCCCTCGACCGCCCGAGGAAGCCcgctggggccgggccgggccgccccgacCACTCACCAGCGGGCAGAAGCAAAGCTGCCCCGAGCTGCTGCCCCGAGCTGCTGCCCCGAGCTGCTGCCCCGAGCTGCTGCCCCGAGCTGCTGCCCCGAGCTGCTGCCCCGAGCTGCTGCCTCAGGCCCGCGCCGCCCCGGCAGCCGCCCCGCGGGAGAACCGGCGCTGCCGGGCggccgctcccccccgccgcgCTCACCGGCGCCTTccgcagggcaggaggaggggaaagtCGGCGAGGAACGCACCTGCCAGCCGGAGGGCTCTGCCCCGGGCCTTCCCCTTCGCTTGCGGGAAGGGATCCCGCCGGGTCCCGCGCGAAGCGGTGAGGCGCCAGCCCGGCCCCGAGCGACCGTTGCGGCGTGAGGAGCCGCGCTCGGCCCGGTGCCGCCCCCGCCCGCTCGGCCTGGCGCTTCCCGCCGCaacccccggccccgcggcgcggctGCGGCCGGGCACCTCATGGCCACCGGCGCCCAGGCCATGTCGCGACTGCCCCGATTTCCCCAGGCAGCCTCATGAGCGGTTGGTTGCGCATTCGAGCTCTACTGTCGCCACAGACGTTACTTCTTACCTGCAAAAATTAATCATTAAAATAGCGGCGCTTCCACGGTGATGACTGATTGTGAGCTGGCTTAATCGCTGAAAGGTGAACGCCTGCTCCGCCGTGTCACAGACTGGAAGCAAAACGGAGTCTC includes these proteins:
- the LOC128134624 gene encoding transcriptional regulatory protein AlgP-like, with protein sequence MALGTAPASGCVTRNRGLTLRSPRPRPPEEARWGRAGPPRPLTSGQKQSCPELLPRAAAPSCCPELLPRAAAPSCCPELLPQARAAPAAAPRENRRCRAAAPPRRAHRRLPQGRRRGKSARNAPASRRALPRAFPFACGKGSRRVPREAVRRQPGPERPLRREEPRSARCRPRPLGLALPAATPGPAARLRPGTSWPPAPRPCRDCPDFPRQPHERLVAHSSSTVATDVTSYLQKLIIKIAALPR